A region of Lichenibacterium dinghuense DNA encodes the following proteins:
- a CDS encoding tetratricopeptide repeat protein: MPDLRSSPRTAARLAAVLLAGTAFAVTPALARDVIAMPPPPDVSGSVSGNYLSALVAGADRDTQAASAYFKEVLRSDPRNPELIERTFVASLANGDIDDALDFARRMVKTDPKNGLAHMVLGIGQMKDGHWVAARREFLSGGGGNAHDVTATLLTAWTFAGQGDEKKGLAAIDDLKDTGFRVFRDYHAALIADLANDLPEATKRFKTAYAEDHTILRLVDAYARFEARHGAKDEALRALDAFGQVLPHHPQVEALQADIRADKPVQPLIRTAQEGAAEVLYGLGAAGGRQGDELAAMIYLRLSLYLAPNNNLAQITLADLYARLKQNEQAIAVYSKVPDASALRNNADVQTGLTLDVMGKPDDAIRYLKDIVAKHPHDLDALTTLGNVEREQKQYAEAAATYGQALDSLPKDDKAAWTLLYFRGISYERAHEWPKAEADFQRALQLEPDQPLVLNYLGYSWVDRGEHLDEAFAMLRKAVALRPEDGFIVDSLGWADYKLGDYEGAVKELEKAIALKPGDPTINDHLGDAYWRTGHKLEAQFQWNHARDLKPEPDDLPAILDKIAHGLPDPKPTAAAEAKPAPAAPPAAPTPAPTPDPAPAAAPAGDAAPK, translated from the coding sequence GTGCCCGATCTCCGATCCTCGCCCCGCACCGCGGCCCGCCTCGCGGCCGTCCTCCTCGCCGGCACGGCTTTCGCGGTGACGCCGGCCCTGGCGCGCGACGTCATCGCGATGCCCCCGCCGCCCGACGTGTCCGGCAGCGTGTCCGGCAACTACCTGTCGGCCCTGGTGGCGGGCGCCGATCGCGACACGCAGGCGGCCTCGGCCTACTTCAAGGAGGTGCTGCGCTCCGATCCCCGCAACCCGGAGCTGATCGAGCGGACCTTCGTGGCCTCGCTGGCCAATGGCGACATCGACGACGCGCTCGACTTCGCCCGCCGCATGGTGAAGACCGACCCCAAGAACGGCCTCGCGCACATGGTGCTGGGCATCGGCCAGATGAAGGACGGGCACTGGGTCGCGGCGCGGCGCGAGTTCCTGTCGGGCGGCGGCGGCAACGCGCACGACGTCACGGCGACGCTGCTCACCGCCTGGACCTTCGCGGGCCAGGGCGACGAGAAGAAGGGCCTCGCCGCCATCGACGACCTCAAGGACACCGGCTTCCGCGTGTTCCGCGACTACCACGCCGCGCTCATCGCCGACCTCGCCAACGACCTTCCCGAGGCCACCAAGCGCTTCAAGACCGCCTATGCCGAGGACCACACGATCCTGCGGCTGGTGGACGCCTACGCGCGCTTCGAGGCGCGCCACGGCGCCAAGGACGAGGCGCTGCGGGCGCTCGACGCCTTCGGCCAGGTGCTGCCGCACCACCCGCAGGTCGAGGCGCTGCAGGCCGACATCCGCGCCGACAAGCCGGTCCAGCCGCTGATCCGCACCGCGCAGGAGGGCGCGGCCGAGGTGCTCTACGGCCTCGGCGCCGCGGGCGGGCGCCAGGGCGACGAACTCGCCGCCATGATCTACCTGCGCCTGTCGCTCTACCTCGCGCCGAACAACAACCTGGCCCAGATCACGCTCGCGGACCTCTACGCCCGCCTGAAGCAGAACGAGCAGGCCATCGCGGTCTACAGCAAGGTCCCGGACGCGAGCGCGCTGCGCAACAACGCCGACGTCCAGACCGGCCTCACGCTCGACGTGATGGGCAAGCCCGACGACGCGATCAGGTATCTCAAGGACATCGTCGCCAAGCACCCGCACGACCTCGACGCGCTGACGACGCTCGGCAACGTCGAGCGCGAGCAGAAGCAATATGCGGAAGCCGCCGCCACCTACGGGCAGGCGCTCGACAGCCTGCCCAAGGACGACAAGGCCGCCTGGACGCTGCTCTACTTCCGCGGCATCTCCTACGAGCGCGCCCACGAGTGGCCCAAGGCCGAGGCTGACTTCCAGCGCGCGCTGCAACTCGAGCCGGATCAGCCGCTGGTGCTGAACTACCTCGGCTATTCCTGGGTCGACCGCGGCGAGCACCTCGACGAGGCCTTCGCGATGCTGCGCAAGGCCGTGGCGCTGCGGCCCGAGGACGGCTTCATCGTCGACAGCCTGGGCTGGGCCGACTACAAGCTCGGCGACTACGAGGGCGCCGTGAAGGAGCTGGAGAAGGCGATCGCGCTGAAGCCCGGCGATCCCACCATCAACGACCACCTCGGCGACGCCTATTGGCGCACGGGCCACAAGCTCGAAGCGCAGTTCCAGTGGAACCACGCCCGCGACCTGAAGCCGGAGCCGGACGACCTGCCCGCGATCCTGGACAAGATCGCGCACGGCCTGCCGGACCCGAAGCCCACCGCCGCGGCCGAAGCCAAGCCCGCCCCGGCG
- a CDS encoding MDR family oxidoreductase, whose amino-acid sequence MGTFKALRIDKAENGQTVERVDFDDADLMPGDTTVRVTHSTVNYKDGLAITGRSPVVRRFPMIPGVDFAGVVEETSHPGLKAGDAVVLNGWGTGETHLGAYAERSRVKGEWLVPLPPEFTAADAMAIGTAGYTAMLAVIAIEKAGVTPDHGAAIVTGAAGGVGSVAVALLSRLGWRVIASTGRPGEGGFLRGLGAAEIVARDDLSKPGRPLGKERWAAGIDAVGSHTLANVLAQTRLNGAVAACGLAGGADLPATVMPFILRGVSLLGIDSVMASRERRLEAWIRLARDLDRDKLRALTTTIGFDAIVPTAHAILDGKVRGRVVVEIGG is encoded by the coding sequence ATGGGCACCTTCAAGGCGCTGCGCATCGACAAGGCGGAGAACGGCCAGACGGTCGAGCGCGTGGACTTCGACGACGCCGACCTCATGCCCGGCGACACCACTGTGCGGGTCACCCATTCCACCGTGAACTACAAGGACGGGCTCGCCATCACGGGCCGCTCGCCCGTGGTGCGGCGCTTCCCCATGATCCCGGGCGTCGACTTCGCCGGCGTCGTGGAGGAGACGAGCCATCCCGGCCTGAAGGCGGGCGACGCCGTGGTGCTGAACGGCTGGGGGACGGGCGAGACCCACCTCGGCGCCTACGCGGAGCGCTCGCGCGTCAAGGGCGAGTGGCTCGTTCCCCTGCCCCCGGAGTTCACGGCCGCCGACGCCATGGCGATCGGTACGGCGGGCTACACCGCCATGCTGGCCGTGATCGCGATCGAGAAGGCGGGCGTGACGCCGGACCACGGCGCCGCGATCGTCACGGGCGCGGCGGGCGGCGTCGGCTCGGTCGCGGTGGCGCTGCTGAGCCGCCTCGGCTGGCGCGTGATCGCCTCGACGGGCCGCCCCGGGGAGGGCGGGTTCCTGCGCGGTCTCGGCGCCGCCGAGATCGTGGCGCGCGACGATTTGTCGAAGCCCGGCCGCCCGCTCGGCAAGGAGCGCTGGGCCGCGGGCATCGACGCGGTGGGGTCGCACACATTGGCCAACGTGCTGGCGCAGACCCGGCTCAACGGCGCGGTCGCGGCCTGCGGGCTGGCGGGAGGCGCCGACCTGCCCGCGACCGTGATGCCGTTCATCCTGCGCGGCGTGTCGCTGCTCGGCATCGACAGCGTCATGGCGAGCCGCGAGCGCCGCCTCGAAGCCTGGATCCGGCTCGCCCGCGACCTCGACCGCGACAAGCTGCGCGCGCTGACGACCACGATCGGCTTCGACGCGATCGTGCCCACCGCCCACGCCATCCTCGACGGGAAGGTGCGCGGGCGCGTGGTGGTCGAGATCGGCGGATAG
- a CDS encoding L-threonylcarbamoyladenylate synthase, translated as MTEIATLRLAADPAGIAAAAAILRRGGLAAFPTETVYGLGADAGSAEAVAGIYAAKGRPRFNPLIAHVPDLDTATGQGAFGPDALALARAFWPGPLTLVVPAAPGCTVSDLARAGLGSVALRVPAHPVARALIAAAGVPVAAPSANRSGRVSPTAADHVLGDLDGRIDAVLDGGSTAVGVESTIVSCLGEPTLLRPGGVTREAIEAVLGRALAAPAAGGPTVAPGMLLSHYAPRAAVRLGVEALRSGEAGLDFGGRFAGRGAPVLDLSPRRDLAEAAANLFGHLRRLDEALAGAGAIAVAPIPEEGLGEAIADRLRRAAAER; from the coding sequence ATGACCGAGATCGCCACCCTGCGCCTCGCCGCCGATCCGGCCGGCATCGCCGCCGCCGCGGCGATCCTGCGCCGGGGCGGCCTCGCGGCCTTCCCGACCGAGACGGTCTACGGCCTCGGCGCCGACGCGGGCTCGGCCGAGGCCGTGGCCGGCATCTACGCCGCCAAGGGTCGGCCACGCTTCAACCCGCTGATCGCCCACGTGCCGGACCTCGACACCGCGACGGGGCAGGGTGCCTTCGGCCCCGACGCGCTGGCGCTGGCCCGCGCCTTCTGGCCCGGACCGCTGACGCTGGTGGTGCCGGCGGCGCCCGGCTGCACCGTGTCGGACCTCGCGCGCGCGGGGCTCGGCAGCGTGGCGCTGCGCGTGCCCGCCCACCCGGTCGCCCGCGCCCTCATCGCGGCGGCCGGCGTGCCGGTCGCGGCGCCGTCGGCCAATCGGTCGGGTCGCGTCAGCCCGACGGCGGCGGACCACGTCCTCGGCGACCTCGACGGGCGCATCGACGCCGTGCTCGACGGCGGTTCGACCGCGGTCGGCGTGGAATCCACCATCGTGTCCTGCCTCGGCGAGCCCACGCTGCTGCGCCCCGGCGGCGTGACGCGCGAGGCGATCGAGGCGGTGCTGGGCCGGGCGCTCGCCGCGCCGGCCGCGGGCGGCCCGACGGTGGCGCCCGGCATGCTGCTGTCGCATTACGCGCCCCGCGCGGCCGTCCGCCTCGGCGTCGAGGCGCTGCGGTCCGGCGAAGCCGGGCTCGACTTCGGCGGCCGTTTCGCGGGGCGGGGCGCGCCGGTGCTCGACCTGTCGCCGCGGCGCGACCTCGCCGAGGCGGCGGCGAACCTGTTCGGGCACCTGCGCCGGCTCGACGAGGCGCTGGCGGGCGCCGGCGCCATCGCGGTCGCGCCGATCCCGGAGGAGGGGCTCGGCGAGGCCATCGCGGACCGGTTGAGGCGGGCCGCGGCGGAGCGGTGA
- a CDS encoding F0F1 ATP synthase subunit epsilon — translation MAAFPFELVSPERLLFTGEVESVVVPGSEGELTVMKDHAPLMTTLKPGIVTVNETTGRSQRLFVRGGFADVAPTGLTILAESSVPVEQLDGAKLDAEIKDAQDDVTDASTDEGRRLATEKLNQLQELRGALAV, via the coding sequence ATGGCCGCCTTTCCGTTCGAACTCGTGTCGCCCGAGCGCCTGCTCTTCACGGGCGAGGTCGAGTCGGTCGTGGTGCCGGGCTCGGAGGGCGAGCTGACCGTCATGAAGGACCACGCGCCGCTGATGACGACGCTGAAGCCCGGCATCGTCACGGTGAACGAGACGACGGGCCGCTCGCAGCGCCTGTTCGTGCGCGGGGGCTTCGCCGACGTGGCGCCCACCGGCCTGACGATCCTCGCCGAAAGCTCGGTGCCGGTGGAGCAGCTCGACGGCGCCAAGCTCGACGCCGAGATCAAAGATGCGCAGGACGACGTCACCGACGCCTCGACCGACGAGGGCCGCCGCCTCGCCACCGAAAAGCTGAACCAGCTCCAGGAGCTGCGCGGCGCGCTCGCGGTCTGA
- the atpD gene encoding F0F1 ATP synthase subunit beta yields MDDFARTGSGTLDAPQNRTPGQITQVIGPVVDVKFEGHLPEILNALETSNNGQRLVLEVAQHLGENAVRCIAMDVSEGLTRGQAVTDTGKPILVPVGEGTLGRIMNVIGEPVDEAGPIQTEDTRAIHQPAPTYAEQATEAQILETGIKVVDLLAPYAKGGKIGLFGGAGVGKTVLIMELINNVAKAHGGYSVFAGVGERTREGNDLYHEMIESNVNKDPHENNGSAAGSKCALVYGQMNEPPGARARVALTGLTVAENFRDKGQDVLFFVDNIFRFTQAGSEVSALLGRIPSAVGYQPTLATDMGALQERITTTNKGSITSVQAIYVPADDLTDPAPATSFAHLDATTVLSRSIAEKGIYPAVDPLDSTSRMLSPGVVGEEHYAVARQVQQVLQRYKALQDIIAILGMDELSEEDKLAVARARKIERFLSQPFHVAEIFTGSPGKLVSLADTIKGFKGLVDGKYDHLPESAFYMVGNIEEAIEKAGKLAKAA; encoded by the coding sequence ATGGACGACTTCGCCCGCACCGGCTCCGGCACCCTCGACGCCCCGCAGAACCGCACCCCCGGCCAGATCACCCAGGTCATCGGCCCCGTGGTGGACGTGAAGTTCGAGGGCCACCTGCCCGAGATCCTGAACGCGCTCGAGACCAGCAACAACGGCCAGCGCCTCGTGCTCGAGGTTGCCCAGCACCTCGGCGAGAACGCCGTGCGCTGCATCGCCATGGACGTGTCCGAGGGCCTGACCCGCGGCCAGGCCGTCACCGACACCGGCAAGCCGATCCTGGTCCCGGTCGGCGAGGGCACGCTCGGCCGCATCATGAACGTGATCGGCGAGCCGGTCGACGAGGCCGGCCCGATCCAGACCGAGGACACCCGCGCCATCCACCAGCCCGCGCCGACCTACGCCGAGCAGGCCACGGAAGCGCAGATCCTGGAGACGGGCATCAAGGTCGTCGACCTGCTCGCCCCCTACGCCAAGGGCGGCAAGATCGGCCTGTTCGGCGGCGCCGGCGTCGGCAAGACCGTGCTCATCATGGAGCTGATCAACAACGTCGCCAAGGCGCACGGCGGTTACTCGGTCTTCGCGGGCGTCGGCGAGCGCACCCGCGAGGGCAACGATCTCTACCACGAGATGATCGAGTCCAACGTCAACAAGGACCCGCACGAGAACAACGGCTCGGCCGCCGGCTCCAAGTGCGCGCTGGTCTACGGCCAGATGAACGAGCCCCCGGGCGCCCGCGCCCGCGTGGCCCTCACGGGCCTGACCGTCGCCGAGAACTTCCGCGACAAGGGCCAGGACGTGCTGTTCTTCGTGGACAACATCTTCCGCTTCACCCAGGCGGGCTCGGAAGTGTCCGCTCTGCTCGGCCGCATCCCGTCGGCGGTGGGCTACCAGCCGACGCTCGCCACCGACATGGGCGCCCTGCAGGAGCGCATCACCACCACCAACAAGGGCTCGATCACCTCGGTCCAGGCCATCTACGTCCCGGCCGACGACCTGACCGACCCGGCGCCCGCCACCTCCTTCGCCCACCTCGACGCCACGACCGTGCTGTCTCGCTCGATCGCCGAGAAGGGCATCTACCCGGCGGTGGACCCGCTCGACTCCACCTCGCGCATGCTGTCGCCCGGCGTGGTCGGCGAGGAGCACTACGCCGTCGCCCGCCAGGTCCAGCAGGTGCTGCAGCGCTACAAGGCGCTCCAGGACATCATCGCCATCCTGGGCATGGACGAGCTGTCGGAAGAGGACAAGCTCGCGGTCGCCCGCGCCCGCAAGATCGAGCGCTTCCTGTCCCAGCCCTTCCACGTGGCCGAGATCTTCACCGGCTCGCCCGGCAAGCTCGTTTCGCTCGCCGACACCATCAAGGGCTTCAAGGGCCTGGTCGACGGCAAGTACGACCACCTCCCCGAGTCGGCCTTCTACATGGTCGGAAACATCGAGGAAGCCATCGAGAAGGCCGGCAAGCTCGCCAAGGCGGCCTGA
- a CDS encoding F0F1 ATP synthase subunit gamma has protein sequence MPSLKDLRNRISSVKSTQKITKAMQMVAAAKLRRAQQAAEAARPFAERMEKVLANLARGIGDGAQAPKLLAGNGQDRTHLLVVCTAERGLCGAFNGSIVRLAREHANRLLREGKTVKMLLVGKKGYEQLRRQFEANIVETIELRNVKSVGFGDADPIGKRIIAMFEAGEFDVCTLFFSRFRSVISQIPTALQLIPAELPKNADATGTGAAYDYEPGEDEILAALLPRNISIQVFRALLENAASEQGSRMSAMDNATRNAGEMIKKQTQIYNRSRQAMITKELIEIISGAEAL, from the coding sequence ATGCCGTCCTTGAAGGACCTGCGGAACCGGATCTCCTCGGTCAAGTCGACCCAGAAGATCACCAAGGCCATGCAGATGGTCGCGGCCGCCAAGCTGCGCCGCGCCCAGCAGGCCGCCGAGGCCGCCCGTCCCTTCGCCGAGCGCATGGAGAAGGTGCTGGCCAACCTCGCCCGCGGCATCGGCGACGGCGCGCAGGCGCCCAAGCTCCTCGCCGGCAACGGGCAGGACCGCACGCACCTCCTCGTGGTCTGCACGGCCGAGCGCGGCCTCTGCGGCGCCTTCAACGGCTCCATCGTGCGCCTCGCCCGCGAGCACGCCAACCGTCTCCTGCGCGAGGGCAAGACCGTCAAGATGCTGCTCGTCGGCAAGAAGGGCTACGAGCAGCTCCGCCGCCAGTTCGAGGCGAACATCGTCGAGACGATCGAGCTGCGCAACGTCAAGTCGGTCGGCTTCGGCGACGCCGACCCGATCGGCAAGAGGATCATCGCCATGTTCGAGGCGGGCGAGTTCGACGTCTGCACGCTGTTCTTCTCGCGCTTCCGCTCCGTCATCTCGCAGATCCCGACCGCGCTGCAGCTGATCCCGGCCGAGCTGCCGAAGAACGCGGACGCGACGGGCACCGGCGCCGCCTATGACTATGAGCCCGGCGAGGACGAGATCCTGGCCGCGCTGCTGCCGCGCAACATCTCCATCCAGGTGTTCCGCGCGCTGCTGGAGAACGCCGCCTCCGAGCAGGGCTCGCGCATGAGCGCCATGGACAACGCCACGCGCAACGCCGGCGAGATGATCAAGAAGCAGACGCAGATCTACAATCGCTCCCGCCAGGCGATGATCACCAAGGAACTCATCGAGATCATCTCGGGCGCCGAAGCGCTGTAA
- the atpA gene encoding F0F1 ATP synthase subunit alpha, with the protein MDIRAAEISDILKREIQNFGTEAEVTEVGQVLSVGDGIARIYGLDNVQAGEMVEFETGVRGMALNLEADNVGIVIFGSDREIGEGQTVKRTGAIVDVPVGKGLLGRVVDALGNPIDGKGPIVSDRRARVDVKAPGIIPRKSVNEPMATGLKAVDALIPIGRGQRELIIGDRQTGKTAVALDAILNQKAINAGTDEAAKLYCVYVAVGQKRSTVAQLVKVLEENGAMDYSIVVAATASDPAPMQFLAPFAGCAMGEFFRDNGMHALIVYDDLSKQAVAYRQMSLLLRRPPGREAYPGDVFYLHSRLLERAAKLNDSQGNGSLTALPVVETQANDVSAYIPTNVISITDGQIFLETDLFYQGIRPAVNVGLSVSRVGSAAQTKAMKKVAGKIKGELAQYREMAAFAQFGSDLDATTQKLLNRGSRLTELLKQPQFSPLKMEEQVCVIYAGVNGYLDGVPVNRIRGYEDGLLALLRSSHMPLLDAIRTSKDLSDDSAGKLKSVVEGYTKSFA; encoded by the coding sequence ATGGACATCCGCGCTGCTGAGATTTCCGACATCCTCAAGCGGGAGATCCAGAACTTCGGCACCGAGGCCGAGGTCACCGAGGTCGGCCAGGTCCTGTCGGTCGGCGACGGCATCGCGCGCATCTACGGTCTCGACAACGTCCAGGCCGGCGAGATGGTCGAGTTCGAGACCGGCGTGCGCGGCATGGCGCTGAACCTCGAAGCCGACAACGTCGGCATCGTGATCTTCGGCTCGGACCGCGAGATCGGCGAGGGCCAGACCGTCAAGCGCACCGGCGCCATCGTGGACGTGCCGGTCGGCAAGGGCCTGCTCGGTCGCGTGGTCGACGCGCTCGGCAACCCGATCGACGGCAAGGGCCCCATCGTGTCGGACCGCCGCGCCCGCGTGGACGTGAAGGCGCCCGGCATTATCCCCCGCAAGTCGGTCAACGAGCCGATGGCGACCGGCCTCAAGGCCGTCGACGCGCTGATCCCGATCGGCCGCGGCCAGCGCGAGCTCATCATCGGCGACCGCCAGACCGGCAAGACCGCCGTGGCGCTCGACGCCATCCTGAACCAGAAGGCCATCAACGCCGGCACCGACGAGGCCGCCAAGCTCTACTGCGTCTACGTCGCGGTGGGCCAGAAGCGCTCCACGGTGGCCCAGCTCGTGAAGGTGCTGGAGGAGAACGGCGCGATGGACTACTCCATCGTGGTCGCCGCCACCGCTTCCGACCCGGCCCCGATGCAGTTCCTGGCGCCCTTCGCCGGCTGCGCCATGGGCGAGTTCTTCCGCGACAACGGCATGCACGCCCTGATCGTCTACGACGATCTGTCCAAGCAGGCCGTGGCCTACCGCCAGATGTCGCTGCTGCTGCGCCGCCCGCCCGGCCGCGAGGCCTATCCCGGCGACGTGTTCTACCTGCACTCCCGCCTGCTGGAGCGCGCCGCCAAGCTCAACGACAGCCAGGGCAACGGCTCGCTGACCGCCCTGCCGGTCGTCGAGACCCAGGCCAACGACGTGTCGGCCTACATCCCGACCAACGTGATCTCGATCACCGACGGCCAGATCTTCCTCGAGACCGACCTGTTCTACCAGGGCATCCGCCCGGCCGTGAACGTCGGCCTGTCGGTGTCGCGCGTCGGCTCCGCCGCCCAGACCAAGGCGATGAAGAAGGTCGCCGGCAAGATCAAGGGCGAGCTCGCGCAGTACCGCGAGATGGCCGCCTTCGCGCAGTTCGGCTCCGACCTCGACGCCACCACGCAGAAGCTGCTGAACCGCGGCTCGCGCCTGACGGAGCTCCTGAAGCAGCCGCAGTTCTCGCCGCTGAAGATGGAAGAGCAGGTCTGCGTGATCTACGCCGGCGTGAACGGTTACCTCGACGGCGTGCCGGTCAACCGCATCCGCGGCTACGAGGACGGGCTGCTGGCGCTGCTGCGCTCCAGCCACATGCCGCTGCTCGACGCGATCCGCACCTCCAAGGACCTGTCGGACGACTCGGCCGGCAAGCTGAAGTCGGTGGTCGAGGGCTACACCAAGTCCTTCGCCTGA
- a CDS encoding F0F1 ATP synthase subunit delta, with product MADAENIVSGMAGRYASALFSLAKDSRSIDKVAADLRAFDALIADNADLQLLVRSPAFSAEDQTRALKAVLGRAGVSGLTANFLLLVASKRRLFAVRTMIRDYLALDDADRGVSRAQVTVAEPLSGDQLAALKASLAEATGGKSVEVDMKVDPEIIGGIVVRLGSRMVDASIRTKLNSIRTRMKEVG from the coding sequence GTGGCCGATGCCGAAAACATCGTATCCGGGATGGCTGGCCGCTACGCCTCCGCCCTGTTCTCGCTGGCCAAGGATTCCCGTTCCATCGACAAGGTCGCCGCCGATCTCCGCGCCTTCGATGCGCTGATCGCCGACAACGCCGACCTGCAACTGCTGGTGCGCTCCCCGGCCTTCTCGGCCGAGGACCAGACCCGCGCCCTGAAGGCCGTGCTGGGGCGGGCCGGCGTGTCCGGCCTCACCGCCAATTTCCTGCTGCTCGTGGCGTCCAAGCGCCGGCTGTTCGCCGTCCGCACCATGATCCGCGATTACCTCGCCCTCGACGACGCCGACCGCGGCGTGTCGCGCGCGCAGGTCACGGTGGCCGAGCCGCTGAGCGGCGACCAGCTCGCGGCCTTGAAGGCCTCCCTGGCCGAGGCCACGGGCGGCAAGTCGGTGGAAGTCGACATGAAGGTCGACCCCGAGATCATCGGCGGCATCGTCGTGCGGCTCGGCAGCCGCATGGTCGACGCCTCGATCCGAACCAAACTCAACTCTATCCGCACACGCATGAAAGAGGTCGGCTGA
- a CDS encoding GNAT family N-acetyltransferase produces the protein MSLQHTGPLPLAPASPFPARIASEPREAPRAAASRAAIPAPLFTVDRLEGVDCAGHRDAWVDLVGRALEPNPFLDPDFALPAAQHLSGRRRPCFALVWAEDGAGRRDLVAVCPIVAGLGPLRGLASAWLHDLSTLGLPLLDRDRADAALSALLAWAGTALRGASGLLVPSLPADGPTAAALRRVAAKRGLDLAVLATWERAALRRGDPADLAAPSARGAKELRRQRRRLAERGALAFASAEAAADLRSEVERFLSLEAGGWKGAAGTAMLSSSGRTAFLRTAVRMLARRGLCRIDSLTLDGAPVAMAVTLRAGDAEFLWKIAYREDVARCSPGVLLVLDLTEAQRRSGRAAAVDSCAVPDHPMIDRLWGGRIRLCDVAVALEPRRGPAFHRAVAVERGARRLRAGVKRMVLGWRARRARRAG, from the coding sequence ATGTCGCTGCAGCACACTGGGCCCCTCCCGCTCGCCCCGGCCAGCCCGTTCCCGGCCCGGATCGCTTCCGAGCCGCGCGAGGCCCCGCGCGCTGCCGCCTCGCGGGCGGCGATCCCGGCGCCGCTCTTCACGGTCGACCGCCTGGAGGGTGTTGACTGCGCCGGGCATCGCGACGCCTGGGTCGACCTCGTCGGCCGGGCGCTGGAGCCCAACCCCTTCCTCGACCCCGACTTCGCCCTCCCGGCCGCCCAGCACCTGTCCGGCCGGCGCCGGCCCTGCTTCGCGCTGGTCTGGGCCGAGGACGGCGCGGGGCGGCGCGACCTCGTCGCCGTCTGCCCGATCGTCGCGGGGCTCGGGCCGCTGCGGGGGCTGGCTTCCGCCTGGCTCCACGACCTGTCGACGCTCGGCCTGCCCCTGCTCGACCGCGACCGCGCCGACGCGGCGCTCTCGGCCCTGCTGGCCTGGGCCGGCACCGCGCTGAGGGGCGCCTCGGGCCTCCTCGTGCCGTCGCTCCCCGCCGACGGGCCGACCGCCGCCGCGCTGCGCCGCGTCGCCGCGAAACGCGGGCTCGACCTCGCCGTGCTGGCCACATGGGAGCGCGCGGCCCTGCGCCGGGGCGACCCGGCGGACCTCGCCGCCCCGTCGGCCAGAGGCGCGAAGGAGCTGCGCCGGCAGCGGCGGCGCCTCGCCGAGCGCGGCGCCCTCGCCTTCGCCAGCGCGGAAGCCGCCGCGGACCTGCGCTCCGAGGTCGAGCGCTTCCTCAGCCTCGAGGCGGGCGGCTGGAAGGGGGCGGCCGGGACCGCGATGCTGTCCTCCTCCGGCCGGACGGCCTTCCTGCGCACGGCCGTCCGCATGCTCGCGCGCCGCGGCCTGTGCCGCATCGACAGCCTGACGCTCGACGGCGCGCCGGTCGCCATGGCGGTGACGCTGCGCGCCGGGGACGCCGAGTTCCTGTGGAAGATCGCCTACCGCGAGGACGTCGCGCGGTGCTCGCCCGGCGTGCTGCTGGTGCTCGATCTCACCGAGGCCCAGCGCCGGAGCGGACGGGCCGCCGCGGTCGACTCCTGCGCGGTGCCGGACCATCCGATGATCGACCGCCTGTGGGGCGGGCGGATCCGGCTGTGCGACGTCGCCGTGGCGCTCGAACCCCGTCGCGGGCCGGCGTTCCATCGGGCCGTCGCGGTCGAGCGCGGGGCGCGGCGGCTGCGCGCCGGGGTGAAGCGGATGGTGCTCGGATGGCGTGCGCGCCGGGCGCGCCGCGCCGGCTGA